A portion of the Sulfuriferula sp. AH1 genome contains these proteins:
- a CDS encoding Y-family DNA polymerase → MIPSGRIALVDVNNCFVSCERLFRPDLEGKPVVVLSNNDGCVVARSAEVKALGVAMGAPWFKFKHLARQHDIVALSSNFPLYADMSNRIMSLLAQFSPHQEIYSIDECFLDFSGLHPDLTRYAQEMRQRVLQWLGLPVCVGIASTKTLAKLANHIAKKQAHWHNVCDLTVLEPAARDDLLTGISVAEVWGVGRQLTQALNTIGIHSVKDLRDADPARIRQRFSVMLERTVQELRGISCLALDEIASPRQQIISSRSFGRTIHRMEELEAAVTLYVSRAAEKLRQQHSVAGAIQVYIRTNPHQSGEPQYSPSFIVPLTDATDDTLQLNAAAIIGLKRLFHPGYAYAKAGVTLMELAPKHQAAMNLFTDVAATTRRTTLMQTLDAVNRKYGKNMLGTGIAGIAARQAWSVKLGNRSPNYTTRWGELAVVHAS, encoded by the coding sequence ATGATACCCTCTGGACGCATCGCGCTAGTCGACGTGAACAACTGTTTCGTTTCCTGCGAGCGCCTGTTTCGCCCCGATCTGGAAGGCAAGCCGGTGGTGGTACTGTCCAACAACGACGGCTGCGTCGTCGCCCGCTCTGCCGAAGTGAAGGCGCTGGGTGTAGCAATGGGCGCGCCGTGGTTCAAATTTAAACATCTGGCCCGACAGCATGACATCGTCGCACTGTCGAGCAACTTCCCGCTCTATGCCGACATGAGCAATCGCATCATGTCGCTGCTGGCGCAATTCAGCCCGCATCAGGAAATCTATTCCATCGACGAATGCTTTCTCGATTTCAGCGGGCTGCATCCCGACCTCACCCGGTACGCCCAGGAAATGCGGCAACGCGTACTGCAATGGCTGGGACTGCCGGTGTGTGTGGGCATCGCCTCCACCAAAACGCTGGCCAAGCTCGCCAATCATATCGCCAAAAAACAGGCACACTGGCACAACGTCTGTGATCTGACGGTACTCGAGCCTGCTGCGCGGGACGACCTGCTCACCGGCATCAGCGTCGCCGAAGTCTGGGGGGTAGGACGCCAGCTCACGCAGGCGCTGAATACGATCGGCATACACAGCGTCAAGGATCTGCGCGATGCCGACCCCGCCCGCATCCGCCAGCGCTTCTCGGTGATGCTGGAACGCACGGTGCAGGAATTGCGCGGCATCTCCTGCCTTGCGCTGGATGAGATAGCCTCGCCCCGGCAGCAGATCATCTCGAGCCGCTCATTCGGCCGGACGATTCACAGGATGGAAGAACTGGAGGCGGCGGTCACACTCTACGTCTCGCGCGCCGCGGAGAAACTGCGGCAACAGCATTCGGTAGCAGGTGCCATACAGGTGTACATCCGCACCAACCCGCATCAGTCCGGGGAACCGCAATACAGCCCGAGCTTTATCGTGCCGCTGACCGATGCCACCGACGACACCCTGCAACTCAACGCAGCTGCCATCATCGGCCTGAAACGCCTGTTCCATCCAGGTTATGCCTATGCCAAGGCCGGCGTCACACTGATGGAACTGGCGCCCAAACATCAGGCAGCCATGAATCTGTTTACCGATGTCGCCGCTACCACCCGGCGCACGACGCTAATGCAGACGCTGGATGCGGTGAACCGCAAATACGGCAAAAACATGCTGGGCACAGGCATCGCCGGCATAGCAGCACGGCAAGCATGGTCGGTCAAACTCGGCAACCGGTCACCCAACTATACGACGCGCTGGGGCGAGCTGGCTGTCGTGCATGCATCATGA
- a CDS encoding LexA family transcriptional regulator produces the protein MSNETTHGGKRSGAGRKTIYGEPTKQIRIPESQIPIILDYLGKLRQQQGASQRKVCAITAIQAVRMEIQRRSIPMMSHTVPAGFPSPADDHVMDSVDLNEHLIIHREATFILRVSGWSIVNAGIHDGDEIIVDRALHPSHGNIVVAVVNNELTVKRLHKTDTTIRLVPENPEFQDIVISAEEELTIWGVVTRVLHKV, from the coding sequence ATGAGCAATGAAACCACCCATGGCGGCAAGCGTTCCGGTGCAGGACGCAAGACCATATACGGCGAGCCGACCAAACAGATACGGATTCCGGAAAGCCAGATTCCCATCATTCTGGATTACCTGGGCAAGCTTCGTCAGCAACAAGGCGCCTCGCAACGGAAAGTCTGTGCCATCACCGCGATTCAGGCGGTGCGCATGGAAATTCAGCGCCGAAGTATCCCCATGATGTCCCACACCGTGCCCGCCGGTTTCCCCAGCCCGGCTGACGATCATGTTATGGATAGCGTCGATCTCAATGAACACCTCATCATCCATCGCGAAGCCACTTTTATCCTGCGCGTATCCGGCTGGTCGATAGTCAATGCCGGCATCCACGACGGCGATGAAATCATCGTCGATCGGGCTTTGCACCCCAGCCACGGCAATATCGTGGTAGCCGTGGTGAACAATGAACTGACAGTGAAACGCCTGCATAAGACCGATACTACCATTCGGCTGGTGCCGGAGAATCCGGAGTTCCAGGACATCGTCATCAGCGCTGAAGAAGAGCTGACGATCTGGGGTGTCGTAACCCGTGTCCTGCACAAGGTATGA
- a CDS encoding DUF2934 domain-containing protein gives MIAKAAYFRAEKRGFVSGDTAQDWLEAEAEIDRVLQTPKRTAKASPTALKQAFQQELETQIHEWDLRIADLKVKAQGARADLRADYEKQFEILTKKRDAVQAKMQELGARVGDVWEDLKGGTEKAWDEMQRTLDQIAGRFK, from the coding sequence ATGATTGCCAAGGCGGCTTACTTCCGGGCGGAGAAACGTGGTTTCGTTTCTGGCGATACTGCGCAGGACTGGCTGGAGGCGGAGGCGGAAATTGACCGTGTGCTGCAAACGCCAAAGCGCACAGCCAAGGCATCGCCAACCGCATTAAAGCAGGCCTTTCAGCAAGAACTGGAAACGCAGATCCATGAATGGGATCTCAGAATCGCCGATCTGAAAGTCAAGGCGCAAGGCGCCAGAGCAGACCTCAGAGCCGATTATGAGAAGCAGTTTGAGATATTGACGAAAAAGCGTGATGCAGTTCAGGCCAAAATGCAGGAATTGGGTGCCCGGGTCGGAGATGTATGGGAAGATTTGAAAGGCGGTACGGAAAAAGCGTGGGATGAGATGCAAAGGACGCTGGATCAGATTGCCGGCCGTTTCAAATAA
- a CDS encoding HPF/RaiA family ribosome-associated protein: MKIPLQITLRDIPSSEAVEATIREKAEKLNRAHPHIMSCRVTVEMPGKHKHQGKEFNIRIDITVPGSEIVVNRIHDQDIYVALRDSFDAAKRQLEDYNRKQSGQVKVHEPEFQGRIARLFDEDGCGFIQTADGQELYFSRENLVNIDFSQLKPGLEVRFIEELAAEGMQAKRISVSKNAIG; the protein is encoded by the coding sequence ATGAAAATTCCGCTTCAAATTACGCTCCGTGATATCCCGAGTTCTGAAGCGGTGGAGGCCACCATCCGTGAAAAAGCGGAGAAACTCAACCGTGCGCATCCGCACATCATGTCGTGCCGCGTTACGGTAGAAATGCCGGGTAAACATAAACATCAGGGCAAAGAGTTCAATATCCGCATCGATATCACCGTTCCCGGCAGCGAGATCGTGGTGAATCGTATTCACGACCAGGATATCTATGTGGCCTTGCGCGACTCTTTCGATGCGGCCAAACGCCAGCTGGAGGACTATAACCGCAAGCAGAGCGGTCAGGTCAAAGTGCATGAGCCGGAATTTCAGGGGCGCATTGCGCGTTTGTTTGATGAGGATGGGTGTGGCTTCATTCAGACTGCAGATGGCCAGGAGTTATATTTTAGCCGCGAGAACCTGGTGAATATCGACTTTAGTCAGCTTAAACCTGGACTTGAGGTGCGCTTTATTGAGGAGCTGGCTGCAGAAGGCATGCAGGCCAAGCGGATAAGCGTAAGCAAGAATGCAATCGGTTAA
- the nikR gene encoding nickel-responsive transcriptional regulator NikR, producing the protein MRKSANKPNHLVSRISVSLPQELLVELDNMVECRGFDSRSQAISDMINQQLVEHKRQLGDEVMAGTITVFYDRSVPGLQKKLSDLQFKHIDEVISSLHVHLAENKMMEVILVQGPARRMQSIANEIIALRGVITGRLQLMAAVIPPLYPLS; encoded by the coding sequence GTGCGTAAATCCGCGAATAAACCGAATCATCTGGTGAGCCGCATCAGTGTTTCCCTGCCGCAGGAGTTGCTGGTCGAGCTGGATAATATGGTCGAATGTCGCGGGTTCGATAGTCGTTCGCAAGCCATCAGCGACATGATAAACCAGCAACTGGTCGAGCATAAACGCCAGCTGGGAGACGAGGTGATGGCCGGCACGATTACCGTGTTTTATGACCGTTCGGTACCGGGGCTGCAGAAGAAATTGTCGGATTTGCAGTTCAAGCATATTGATGAGGTGATCAGTTCGCTGCATGTGCATCTTGCCGAGAACAAGATGATGGAAGTGATCCTGGTGCAGGGGCCTGCGCGGCGGATGCAGTCCATAGCCAATGAAATCATTGCATTGCGTGGAGTGATTACCGGCAGGCTGCAATTGATGGCCGCGGTGATTCCGCCGCTGTACCCGTTGTCATGA
- the glnT gene encoding type III glutamate--ammonia ligase, producing MKSKAEVARIQQELKDKGVKYCIGAYVDIHGMQKAKVVPLDHLPQMAAGSERYTGYALDGLGQEPNDDELTSVPDLDHIIQLPWEPKIAWMPADNHFQGKPYALNTRVALKNQLAKAAEMGYGMNLGIECEIYLLKEETDGSLSVPNPEDNLAKPCYDVRGFVASFAWLDKVASCINNLGWDLYSFDHEDGHSQFEFDFNYADALTTCDRLTFFRFMAKHYAREEGLIATMMPKPFADKTGTGAHFNMSLYDLETGKNLFACDPEDDPRGIGLTPLGYHFIAGILKHGRALCAVFAPTVNSYKRLVRRGAMNYFSWAPVFNSYGSNNRTNSVRVPAGGGRCESRNADGSVNPYLAATLVLAAGLEGVREAMNPGEPNEDNLYAISDAERSARGIEFLPQTLQEAVTAFAEDPLVEQVLGKALRDEFIKYKTAEWEAYHLSVSQWEIKRYSQMF from the coding sequence ATGAAATCCAAAGCAGAAGTCGCACGCATTCAACAGGAGCTGAAAGACAAAGGCGTCAAGTATTGCATCGGCGCTTATGTCGATATCCATGGCATGCAGAAAGCCAAGGTCGTGCCGCTCGATCACTTGCCGCAAATGGCCGCCGGTTCCGAGCGTTATACCGGTTATGCGCTGGACGGTCTGGGACAGGAGCCGAATGACGACGAACTGACTTCCGTTCCCGATCTCGACCACATCATCCAGTTGCCGTGGGAGCCCAAGATCGCGTGGATGCCGGCCGACAACCATTTTCAGGGCAAGCCTTATGCACTGAATACCCGTGTGGCGCTGAAAAATCAGTTGGCCAAGGCTGCGGAAATGGGTTATGGCATGAACCTGGGCATCGAATGCGAAATCTATCTGCTGAAAGAAGAGACGGATGGCAGCCTGTCGGTGCCGAATCCGGAAGATAACCTGGCCAAGCCGTGTTACGACGTACGCGGCTTTGTCGCCAGTTTCGCCTGGCTGGACAAAGTGGCGAGCTGCATCAATAATCTGGGCTGGGATCTGTATTCGTTCGACCATGAAGACGGTCACAGCCAATTCGAATTCGATTTCAATTATGCTGATGCGCTGACGACCTGCGACCGCCTGACTTTTTTCCGTTTCATGGCGAAACATTATGCCAGGGAAGAAGGCCTGATCGCCACCATGATGCCCAAGCCGTTTGCGGACAAGACCGGAACCGGCGCGCATTTCAACATGTCGCTATACGACCTGGAAACCGGTAAAAACCTGTTTGCCTGCGATCCTGAGGACGACCCGCGCGGCATCGGCCTGACTCCGCTGGGCTACCATTTCATCGCCGGTATCCTCAAACATGGTCGAGCATTGTGTGCGGTGTTCGCGCCGACAGTGAACAGTTACAAGCGTCTGGTGCGCCGCGGTGCGATGAACTACTTCTCGTGGGCGCCGGTGTTCAATTCCTACGGCTCGAATAATCGTACCAATTCGGTACGCGTGCCGGCAGGCGGCGGTCGCTGTGAATCGCGTAATGCCGACGGTTCGGTGAATCCGTATCTGGCGGCAACGCTGGTATTGGCGGCCGGTCTGGAGGGCGTACGTGAGGCGATGAACCCGGGTGAACCGAACGAAGATAACCTGTACGCCATCTCCGATGCTGAACGTAGTGCTCGCGGCATCGAGTTCCTGCCGCAGACACTGCAGGAAGCGGTAACTGCATTTGCCGAAGATCCGCTGGTGGAGCAGGTACTGGGGAAGGCGTTGCGCGATGAATTCATCAAGTACAAGACCGCCGAGTGGGAAGCCTATCATCTCAGCGTGAGCCAATGGGAAATCAAGCGTTACAGTCAGATGTTCTAG
- a CDS encoding CBS domain-containing protein, translating to MAIGEICNREVAVAQRETTVLETACLMRQYHAGDLVVVDEIDGRRVPVGIVTDRDIVLEIVAMGLDASVLTAGDIMGLELATVGEDEGIFETMRYMRSRGIRRMPVVDSRNGLVGIVTLDDLLELLTEEMGELVKLIASEKIHETQTRTSLSSV from the coding sequence ATGGCGATAGGTGAAATTTGCAACAGGGAAGTGGCGGTCGCTCAGCGCGAAACTACCGTACTGGAAACCGCCTGCTTAATGCGTCAATATCATGCAGGCGATCTGGTTGTGGTCGATGAAATCGATGGCAGGCGCGTGCCTGTGGGCATCGTCACCGATCGCGATATCGTGCTGGAAATCGTCGCCATGGGCCTCGATGCTTCCGTGCTCACCGCAGGCGATATCATGGGGCTGGAACTCGCCACAGTCGGCGAAGACGAAGGCATCTTCGAAACCATGCGTTACATGCGTTCCAGAGGGATACGCCGTATGCCTGTGGTAGATAGCCGCAACGGCCTGGTCGGCATCGTCACCCTGGACGATCTGCTGGAACTATTGACAGAAGAGATGGGCGAATTAGTCAAATTGATCGCCAGCGAAAAGATACACGAAACGCAAACTCGCACCAGCCTCTCCTCCGTATAG